In Palaemon carinicauda isolate YSFRI2023 chromosome 18, ASM3689809v2, whole genome shotgun sequence, a genomic segment contains:
- the LOC137657678 gene encoding cuticle protein 7-like: protein MFAKIIIASCCLAALTTARPDEAPAPEGYGYAAPEHQLSYGAPEKHEKGMPFDFEYAVKDDYKGLDFGHDSKSDGKVVTGKYYVLLPDGRTQIVTYTADHYNGYQAEVTYEGVVKPYHPAPSYGAPKPTYGAPAPTYEEPAPVYGTPAPTYEEPEPVYGAPDH from the exons ATGTTTGCTAAG ATCATCATAGCCTCCTGCTGCCTTGCAGCTCTGACTACGGCCCGTCCTGATGAGGCCCCTGCCCCGGAGGGCTATGGATACGCTGCTCCAGAGCATCAGCTGAGCTACGGCGCACCCGAAAAACacgag aag GGAATGCCCTTCGACTTCGAgtacgccgtcaaggacgactacaAGGGCCTTGACTTCGGCCACGACTCCAAATCTGACGGAAAGGTCGTCACCGGCAAGTACTACGTCCtcctccccgacggtcgcactcagatcgtcacttacaccgccgatcactacaacggataccaggctgaggtcacttacgagggcgTAGTCAAGCCCTACCATCCTGCTCCATCCTACGGCGCTCCTAAACCCACTTATGGAGCTCCAGCACCCACTTACGAAGAGCCCGCCCCTGTTTATGGAACCCCAGCTCCCACTTACGAAGAACCTGAACCCGTGTATGGAGCTCCTGATCACTAA
- the LOC137657683 gene encoding cuticle protein 19-like has translation MPFDFEYAVKDDYKGLDFGQDSKSDGKVVTGKYYVLLPDGRTQIVTYTADHYNGYQAEVTYEGEAKPYHPAPSYGAPKPTYGAPEPTYEEPAPVYGTPAPTYEEPKALYGAPDH, from the coding sequence ATGCCCTTCGACTTCGAGTATGCCGTCAAGGACGACTACAAGGGCCTTGACTttggccaagactcaaaatctgacgGAAAGGTCGTGACCGGCAAATACTACGTCCtcctccccgacggtcgcactcAGATCGTCACTTACACCGCCGATCACTACAACGGATACCAAGCTGAGGTGACTTACGAGGGCGAGGCCAAGCCCTACCATCCTGCTCCATCCTACGGCGCTCCTAAACCCACTTATGGGGCTCCTGAACCCACTTACGAAGAACCCGCCCCAGTTTACGGAACCCCAGCTCCCACTTATGAAGAACCCAAAGCTCTCTACGGCGCTCCTGATCACTAA
- the LOC137657202 gene encoding cuticle protein 21-like: MVEHRLQCPPAGVKMDITYKAENWVHLCAMGCCKDSLEMPTVQVLIASCCLVALVVGRPDDSPVPEGYGYDAPDHQLSYGHQEKHEKGMSFDFEYAVKDDYKGLDFGHDSTSDGKVVTGKYYVLLPDGRTQIVTYTADHYNGYQAEVTYEGVAKPYHPAPSYGAPKPTYGAPEPTYEEPTPVYGTPAPTYEEPKALYGAPDH; encoded by the exons ATGGTGGAACACAGATTGCAGTGTCCCCCAGCAGGAGTGAAAATGGATATAACGTACAAGGCTGAAAATTGGGTTCATCTCTGTGCTATGGGATGCTGCAAAGACTCTTTAGAGATGCCTACAGTACAG GTCCTAATTGCATCCTGCTGCCTCGTGGCTTTGGTCGTGGGGCGCCCTGACGATTCCCCAGTTCCTGAAGGATACGGATATGACGCCCCTGACCATCAGCTGAGCTACGGACACCAGGAGAAACACGAG aaGGGAATGTCCTTCGACTTCGAGTATGCCGTCAAGGACGACTACAAGGGCCTTGACTTTGGCCACGACTCCACATCTGACGGAAAGGTCGTAACCGGCAAGTACTACGTCCtcctccccgacggtcgcactcagatcgtcacttacaccgccgatcactacaacggataccaggctgaggtcacttacgagggcgTAGCCAAGCCCTACCATCCTGCTCCATCCTACGGCGCTCCTAAGCCCACTTATGGGGCTCCTGAACCCACTTATGAAGAACCCACCCCAGTTTATGGAACCCCAGCTCCCACTTATG